In Pirellulales bacterium, the sequence GGACTGTCTCCTTTTGTCGAGCGGGCACGATCGCCAGATGGTCGGGAACAAAAGGAGACTGTCCCCTTCTCCGCAGACGGTTTTCGGACAGCCCCGTATTGCCCAAGGCGATCGGAATGAGCGGCTGCATGAGATCCAAACCAGAGGTGTCGGTGCGAACGCCGGAGAATCCCACGACGCAGTTGGCTGGCTGTCAGTTTCCCTCGACGCCTCGCGCCTGCCGCCTCGGCAGACGCCAAGCGGCGTCGAGTTCAGCCCCTTGCCACGAACTGGCGCTTCCATAATCCAACAAAGCGAGTCGAAATGCAACGATTTTATTCGAATCATGTTGACTCGCGATCCCTCCTGATTTCCGACGAATTGATTCAGCCTCGACGACAAGCTGTTCTACGACGACTCCGCCACGGTTGACGGCCTTTTCCGCTGTCTATTTCCGTGTTGATCCGAGTACATCGGTCGCCACGTGAGCGCGTTTGCCCGATCGGCAATGACGGTGGCGTCAGCCCGCGAAGCTCTATACTTCAAGGGGCTCTGAGGCAACAGAACGCTTTTGCTCGCGGAAGCCTGCGGTCGGCTGTTCCGCGGCCATCGCCGATTTGGCCCTGGCGGCGCCGGTAAGAGGGCGCTTTGGCATTCCCGCCAGTCGCGCGCGGCGGACGCGGTAGTACATCGCCCCACAGAAGGCGCCGAACACGAGATACGGAGTGCCCATCATGAACAGGATGCTGTAGAAGTAGCCTTTCACCATGCCGCCATGCGTCGGATCTTGTTTCTCCATCGCATCCTTGCAATTCGGGCAGGCCGAGGCGACCGAGTTCAGCACGAGCACCAGCGCCAGAGCAACAATCAGCAAGGCAAAACGGCAGTTGCAAAAACGACGCATAACGGGCCTCGCTTCCTATAGCGATGAAATCGGCACAGCTTCAATATAACTTTTCACACCGCGCCGGGGTAGAGATGATACAGCATCACGTACACGACGACCCCCGTCACCGAGACATATAACCAGATCGGAAACGTCCACACCGCCAACTTGCGATGCGCCTGCCGACGGTCTTTCAGCCCAAGGATCGCGGTCGCAATCGCCAGCACCGGGACCGTCGCCGCCAGCGCGATGTGCGAAATCAGGATCGAGAAATAGAACGCTCGAATCGGCCCGCTGCCGCCGAAGTGCACCGGCTCGGCAGTGAGATGGTAGATCAAATAGCAAGTGAGAAACACGCTCGAAACGGCCAGGGCCGAGAGCATCATCCATTTGTGGGCCCGTTCGCGGCCTTGCTTGATGAGCACGAATCCGGAAAGCAACAGCACCGTGGCGATGCTGTTGAGCACCGCGTCGGTCGTGGCCAGCGGGTGAATCGCGGTCGCCAGAATCAGCATTTGCGGTCAGCTCACGTCTTGGGACCATCCTTCGGCTCCTGCCTTGCTCCCGCGGCCGGCGAATCCTTTTCCGCCAGCATTTCGCGCAGTCGCTTTCGCAAGCGAATCACGTCGGCCGCATCGACTAGATTGAAATAACCGCGGATCCGGCTCTTGCGGTCGAGCACCACCGCCAGCTCGGAATGCGTCTTTTCCGCCATCGGCACCGCGAAGCTCTCCTTGCCGACCTTGAGAGTTCGATCGTCGTCAGCGGTCAAGAAAGTCCAGCGCTTCGGATCGGCCGAAAACCGGGCCGCATACCTTCGCAATTCCGCGGGCGGGTCGTCCGCCGGATCGCACGTGATGCTGACGAACTTCACGGCGTCCAAGTCGCTGTCCAACTGCAAGCCGGCCAACTCCTGATTGAGCTTGTAGCACGGGCCGGGGCAGGATGTGAAAAAGAAGCTCGCCACCCAGACTCTTCCCATCATGCTCTTGGAATCGAACGTCTTGCCGTCTTGATCGGTGAGCTTGAAACCGGGAATCGTGGGTCCGTCCGGAGGAATGTTCGTGCGGCTGAAGTCCGATTGCCCCTGCGGTGGGTCGGCGTCGGCCGTTTTCTCGTTCGGATGCCTGAGCATTATCCAGCCGGCATAGGATCCCGTCGCGGCCAGCGCCAAAAGGAGCCAAAATACGAGAGCAGTGCTTTTCATAATAAATCTCCCGTCGTCCGCCGGGCTGAAATCTTCCAGGCCAGGGCGAACATGATCGCACAGAATAGAACCGTCACCAGACCGCAAACCCAAGCCGAAGGCAAATCGGCGGGCAGGGCCAACCCACGCACGTCGGCGGGAGCATCCCAATATAATAGCCGCCGCAGCCCGGCGACGCCGTAGGTCAGCGGATTGAGCCACACGATCCAGCCGAGCCAGCTCGAGCCGTCACCGCGGAAAAACGCCCCCGATAAGAGCCACATCGGCAAGAGAAACACGCTCATCACGGCATGGAAGCCTTGCGTCGAATCCATCCGCCAGGCCAGCAGAAAACCGAGCGCCGTGAGCGCCAGCGACACCACGAACATCCAGCCCACCACCGCCAAGAACGCCACCGGCCCGAGATGGAACCCGAGCGTAAATCCCAAGAGCACAAACAACGTCGCCTGAGCGACTGCGATCAGCGTTCCGCCGAGAATCTTGCCGAGCACCATCGACCATCGCGGGATCGGGCCGACCAGCACGGACTGCAAAAACCCTTCGCGGCGGTCTTCGATGATCGAGATCGTGGCGAAGATGGCCGTGAACAAGAGAATCAGCACCAGGGTTCCGGGGAAAAAGTATTCGCTGTAGGAAATCTTCCCGGTCGTGTCCCCCGGCATCCGGAACGACGGCCCCAGCCCGGCGCCAAACAACAGCCAAAACAAGAGCGGCTGGCCAATCGCGCCGAACACGCGGTTCGGCTGGCGGATGAACCGCACCCATTCGCGGCGGCTCAGGGTCCACGCCGCCAGCCAGGGGCGGGGGCGGACCGGCTCATTCACGACAGCCGCTCGAGCGACCCGTTCCACCAATAACTCAGCCAACGGCCACCTCCTCTCGCTCGCGCCAGAAGCGGTGCCCGGTGCGGTCGATAAACACATCCTCGAGCGTCGGCTTGCCCAGCGTGATTGCCTCGATCCGACCGGGGAAGGCCTCGACCAGCCGGGCGATCCATTCGTGGCCGTCCGGCTGCTCCAGCCGCACCGCGCCCTCGAGCACGCTCGCCGCGCAGCCGAAGCGCGCGGAGATCGCTTGCGCGAGCGGCTGCGGCTCGTCCGTTTGGATCGTGATCGAATCGCCGCCGACGGTCGATTTGAGCGCCTCGGGGGTATCGAGAGCCACGAGCGCGCCTTCGTTCAAGATCGCGATTCGATCGGCCTTCTCGGCCTCTTCGAGCAAATGCGTCGTGAGCACGATCGTCACTCCGTCCTCGCGGCGCACTTGCTGCAAATAATCCCACAGATCGCTACGGGCGCCCGGATCGAGACCGGTGCTCGGCTCGTCGAGCAGCAACAGCCGCGGGCGATGCAGCATTCCCTTCGCCAACTCGACGCGCCGCCTCAGGCCGCCGGAGAGCGTTTCGACGCGGTCGCGGCGGCGATCGCCGAGACCCAGCCTCGCTAGCATTTCATCTTGCCGGGCTTGCAGCGAACGGCCGGAAAGGCCGTAGAGATGCCCCTGGTGCATGAGGTTTTCCACCACGGTCAGCTTCCTATCGAGACTCGGGGCTTGGAAGACGACGCCGATCCGCTCGCGGATGGCCTGAGTCGCGCGCCGCAAGTCATGGTCAAGAATCCGAACTTCTCCGTGTTGCAGCGGAATCAACGTCGAGAGCAGGCGGAAGAGCGTCGTCTTGCCGCCGCCGTTGGGCCCGAGGTACACGAAGATCTCCCCAGGCTCGATTTGGAGGTTGATCCCGACCAGCGCCCGCCGCGCGCCGTAACGATGCTCGAGTTCGGTGATCTCGATAGCTGGGGCGGCTTTGACGGGCTGGCTGATCATCGCAAAGCTAGTCAATTCTCCGAGCGGACGCCAATCACTTTTCCGACTGCTCTTCCTGGGCAGCTTGAATGCGCGCCTCCAGGGCGGGGCTCGCCAAATGTTGCAACTGCTCTTGCGAGGCGTGCCGCAGCCGCATGCCGACATCCGGCACGAGCATCAGCATCAGGAAGATCGACATCATCGCGGCCGGGATCGTCAGGACGTATTTCCAATTGGCTTCGTATTTCACGTGCATGAAAAACAGGATCACCAACATGGCCTTCGTGCAAGAGACGGCCATCATGAACGCCCGACCCACCGCCGGCTGATCGTGAAACGGCCACTTGATCGGCAGCAAATTGGAGGTCCAGAACGACATCGTCGTGAGTATGCAAAGCGCGACAAACACATAGATGTATTTAGCGATGCTCGCATGATAGTCGTGCTGGCCGTGCGCCGCGGCATCCCCGTGGCCTGGAGAGTCGGTATGATCGGTCATGGAGTTTCTGATTTTGGATTTCCGATTTTGGATTTGCCGCTCGC encodes:
- a CDS encoding DUF420 domain-containing protein produces the protein MLILATAIHPLATTDAVLNSIATVLLLSGFVLIKQGRERAHKWMMLSALAVSSVFLTCYLIYHLTAEPVHFGGSGPIRAFYFSILISHIALAATVPVLAIATAILGLKDRRQAHRKLAVWTFPIWLYVSVTGVVVYVMLYHLYPGAV
- a CDS encoding SCO family protein encodes the protein MKSTALVFWLLLALAATGSYAGWIMLRHPNEKTADADPPQGQSDFSRTNIPPDGPTIPGFKLTDQDGKTFDSKSMMGRVWVASFFFTSCPGPCYKLNQELAGLQLDSDLDAVKFVSITCDPADDPPAELRRYAARFSADPKRWTFLTADDDRTLKVGKESFAVPMAEKTHSELAVVLDRKSRIRGYFNLVDAADVIRLRKRLREMLAEKDSPAAGARQEPKDGPKT
- a CDS encoding ABC transporter permease, whose amino-acid sequence is MAELLVERVARAAVVNEPVRPRPWLAAWTLSRREWVRFIRQPNRVFGAIGQPLLFWLLFGAGLGPSFRMPGDTTGKISYSEYFFPGTLVLILLFTAIFATISIIEDRREGFLQSVLVGPIPRWSMVLGKILGGTLIAVAQATLFVLLGFTLGFHLGPVAFLAVVGWMFVVSLALTALGFLLAWRMDSTQGFHAVMSVFLLPMWLLSGAFFRGDGSSWLGWIVWLNPLTYGVAGLRRLLYWDAPADVRGLALPADLPSAWVCGLVTVLFCAIMFALAWKISARRTTGDLL
- a CDS encoding ABC transporter ATP-binding protein — encoded protein: MISQPVKAAPAIEITELEHRYGARRALVGINLQIEPGEIFVYLGPNGGGKTTLFRLLSTLIPLQHGEVRILDHDLRRATQAIRERIGVVFQAPSLDRKLTVVENLMHQGHLYGLSGRSLQARQDEMLARLGLGDRRRDRVETLSGGLRRRVELAKGMLHRPRLLLLDEPSTGLDPGARSDLWDYLQQVRREDGVTIVLTTHLLEEAEKADRIAILNEGALVALDTPEALKSTVGGDSITIQTDEPQPLAQAISARFGCAASVLEGAVRLEQPDGHEWIARLVEAFPGRIEAITLGKPTLEDVFIDRTGHRFWREREEVAVG
- a CDS encoding cytochrome C oxidase subunit IV family protein yields the protein MTDHTDSPGHGDAAAHGQHDYHASIAKYIYVFVALCILTTMSFWTSNLLPIKWPFHDQPAVGRAFMMAVSCTKAMLVILFFMHVKYEANWKYVLTIPAAMMSIFLMLMLVPDVGMRLRHASQEQLQHLASPALEARIQAAQEEQSEK